From a region of the Salminus brasiliensis chromosome 4, fSalBra1.hap2, whole genome shotgun sequence genome:
- the rufy2 gene encoding RUN and FYVE domain-containing protein 2 isoform X1: MATPAEPEMSLGEAESVKEKPHVFGILRLQEEKGGGDKAGVKPGDGRWQAPIFALARKASETISGGIHGLPKAAEQKAAPFPHEWSGKAFRDPMAMERANLLNMAKLSIKGLIESALSFGRTLDSDYPPLQQFFVVMEHCLKHGLKVKKTFLGYNKSLWGPLEMVEKLCPEAGEIAASVRDLPGLKTPLGRARAWLRLALMQKRLADYLRVLITRKDILSDFYESSAVMLEEEGAVIVGLLVGLNVIDANLCVKGEDLDTQVGVIDFSMYLKNDIDDYRSEERNGQIAAILDQKNYVEELNRQLNSTVQGLQGRVDSLEKSNSKLIEELAIAKNNIIKLQEENHQLRTENSVILMKAQQRLEVTKGDVNCELDTYKQSRQGLDEMYNEARRQLREECQLRQDVENELVVQVSMKQEMELAMKLLEKDIHEKQDTLIGLRQQLDEVKAINVEMYQKMQSSDDGMKHKNDMITRLEEKTNQITATMRQLEQRLQDTERDRLSAEDGMRRFKQDFANKADSLQKQIAQREKQMLQLETDLKIEREWRQTLQNDLERERETVAQLSAEAQQINALKKEFHRLQDENTQLKGICEEQEQALEELGCKLSESKLKIEDIKEANKALQGGQVWLKDKDATHCKLCEKEFSISRRKHHCRNCGEIFCNSCSDNELPLPASPKPVRVCDTCHALLLQRCSSNTT; this comes from the exons ATGGCCACACCTGCAGAGCCGGAGATGAGCCTGGGCGAGGCGGAGAGCGTTAAGGAGAAGCCGCATGTGTTCGGGATCCTGcggctgcaggaggagaagggTGGCGGGGACAAGGCCGGGGTGAAGCCCGGAGATGGGAGGTGGCAGGCGCCCATATTCGCTTTGGCTCGGAAAGCGTCAGAGACCATCTCTGGAGGCATCCATGGTCTCCCCAAGGCCGCCGAGCAGAAAGCGGCTCCGTTTCCACATGAATGGAGCGGTAAGG CCTTCCGTGACCCTATGGCAATGGAAAGAGCTAACTTGCTCAACATGGCCAAGCTTAGCATTAAAGGTCTGATCGAGTCGGCGCTCAGCTTCGGACGAACCCTGGACTCTGACTACCCCCCTCTGCAGCAGTTCTTTGTTGTCATGGAGCACTGTCTGAAGCACGGCCTCAAAG TGAAGAAGACGTTTCTCGGATACAACAAGTCTCTGTGGGGGCCTCTGGAGATGGTGGAGAAGCTGTGCCCAGAGGCAGGGGAGATCGCAGCCAGCGTTCGAGACTTGCCAGGCCTCAA AACTCCACTGGGCAGAGCTCGGGCATGGCTGAGACTGGCACTGATGCAGAAGAGATTAGCAGACTACCTACGTGTTCTCATCACCCGGAAAGACATCCTGAG tgATTTCTATGAAAGCTCTGCAGTCAtgctggaggaggagggagcTGTCATTGTTGGTCTCCTGGTGGGACTCAACGTCATAGATGCCAACCTATGTGTGAAGGGCGAGGACCTGGACACACAG GTGGGGGTGATTGACTTCTCCATGTACTTGAAAAATGACATTGATGACTACAGAAGTGAAGAAAG AAATGGACAAATTGCAGCAATACTGGATCAGAAGAACTACGTTGAAGAACTAAACAGACAGCTCAA TTCCACTGTTCAAGGTCTGCAGGGGCGCGTGGACTCGTTAGAGAAATCGAATTCTAAACTCATCGAGGAG TTGGCAATAGCAAAAAACAACATCATCAAACTGCAGGAAGAAAATCACCAGCTGAGAACTGAGAATTCAGTAATTCTCATGAAGGCTCAGCAGCGCCTTGAG GTTACAAAGGGGGATGTGAACTGTGAGCTGGACACGTATAAGCAGTCCAGGCAGGGCCTGGATGAAATGTACAATGAGGCAAGACGGCAGCTGAGGGAAGAGTGTCAGCTCCGGCAG GACGTGGAGAATGAGTTGGTGGTGCAAGTCAGCATGAAGCAGGAGATGGAACTGGCCATGAAGCTGTTGGAGAAGGACATCCATGAAAAGCAGGACACTTTGATTGGACTACGGCAACAGCTAGATGAAGTTAAGGCCATTAATGTGGAGATGTACCAAAAAATGcag TCCTCTGATGATGGCATGAAACACAAAAATGATATGATTACACGACTGGAGGAGAAGACCAATCAGATAACGGCTACTATGAGACAGCTTGAGCAAAG ATTGCAGGACACTGAGAGGGACCGGCTGAGCGCTGAGGATGGAATGCGCCGCTTCAAGCAGGACTTCGCCAACAAAGCAGACAGCCTCCAAAAGCAGATAGcccagagagagaagcagat GCTGCAGCTGGAAACGGACTTAAAAATTGAGAGGGAGTGGAGACAGACCTTACAGAATGACCtggagagagaacgagagaccGTTGCCCAGCTGAGCGCTGAGGCTCAGCAAATTAATGCACTCAAAAAA GAGTTTCACAGACTGCAGGATGAAAACACACAGCTGAAGGGGATTTGTGAAGAACAGGAGCAGGCGCTGGAGGAACTAGGCTGCAAGCTCAGCGA GTCAAAACTGAAAATTGAGGACATAAAGGAGGCCAATAAAGCACTTCAG GGAGGACAGGTGTGGCTTAAGGACAAAGACGCCACACACTGCAAACTTTGTGAAAAGGAGTTCTCCATCTCTAGAAGAAAG CATCACTGTAGGAACTGTGGGGAGATCTTCTGTAATTCTTGCTCGGATAACGAATTACCTCTCCCAGCTTCTCCGAAACCCGTTCGAGTGTGTGATACGTGCCACGCGTTGCTCCTTCAGCGCTGCTCCTCCAACaccacataa
- the hnrnph3 gene encoding heterogeneous nuclear ribonucleoprotein H3, translated as MSHNDEGYVVRIRGLPWSCTQEEVASFFSDCDIVGKVNGVCFTFSKEGRPSGEAFVELKTAEDFKKALAKDRKYMGHRYIEVFKSNRSEMDWVLKRCGPTDYDSCSGCMLRLRGLPFGCSKEEIVQFFAGLKIVPNGITLPMDYQGRSTGEAFVQFASKEIAEKALGKHKERIGHRYIEIFKSSRNEIRAYYEVPRRMMAQRPSPYDRPMMGRGGFFGPGPGRGGAVMDQMRSGGGYSGGYGGFDNYNGFNNYCFGNGMFEERVRGDRGRGGMGGHGYNTGESSSGFHSGHFVHMRGLPFRATEGDIANFFAPLNPIRVHIDVGPNGKSTGEADVEFGSHEDAVSAMSKDKNHMQHRYIELFLNSTSSGASEMGRGGGFYGGSGGMGSRGSGLRGMF; from the exons ATGTCTCACAACGACGAGGGGTATGTGGTACGCATCCGTGGTCTACCTTGGTCGTGTACACAGGAGGAAGTGGCCTCGTTTTTCTCTG ACTGTGACATTGTAGGGAAAGTGAATGGGGTGTGCTTCACCTTCTCCAAGGAGGGAAGGCCCAGTGGAGAGGCATTTGTGGAGCTAAAAACCGCAGAGGACTTTAAAAAAGCCCTTGCGAAAGATCGCAAATACATGGGCCATCGATATATTGAAG TGTTCAAGTCGAATCGCAGTGAGATGGACTGGGTGCTGAAACGTTGTGGCCCAACAGACTACGACAGCTGTAGTGGCTGCATGCTGAGGCTAAGAGGACTGCCTTTTGGCTGCAGTAAAGAGGAGATTGTGCAGTTCTTTGCAG GGTTGAAAATCGTGCCAAATGGGATTACATTGCCGATGGACTACCAGGGGAGGAGCACAGGGGAAGCCTTCGTGCAGTTTGCCTCAAAGGAGATAGCAGAAAAGGCTCTGGGGAAACACAAGGAAAGAATAGGGCACAG GTACATAGAGATATTTAAAAGCAGTCGAAACGAAATCCGCGCATACTACGAAGTTCCCCGAAGAATGATGGCACAGAGGCCTAGTCCATATGACAGACCGATGATGGGCCGTGGGGGTTTCTTTGGTCCCGGACCTGGAAGGGGAGGTGCCGTTATGGACCAGATGCGTAGTGGAGGCGGCTACAGTGGAG GTTATGGTGGTTTTGACAACTACAATGGCTTTAACAACTATTGCTTTGGTAATGGGATGTTTGAAGAGCGGGTGAGGGGTGACCGAGGAAGAGGAGGGATGGGTGGTCATGGCTACAATACAGGGGAGTCTAGCTCAGGCTTTCACAGCGGGCATTTTGTCCACATGAGAGGCCTTCCTTTCCGAGCAACAGAGGGCGACATAGCCAAC TTCTTTGCCCCACTGAATCCAATTCGAGTGCACATTGATGTAGGACCCAATGGCAAGTCAACTGGAGAGGCAGATGTAGAGTTTGGATCTCATGAAGATGCGGTATCGGCCATGTCAAAAGACAAGAACCACATGC AGCACCGTTACATAGAGCTTTTCTTAAACTCAACCTCAAGTGGAGCGTCTGAAATGG GTCGAGGAGGTGGATTCTATGGTGGTTCTGGAGGCATGGGCTCTCGAGGAAGTGGACTGAGGGGCATGTTCTGA
- the rufy2 gene encoding RUN and FYVE domain-containing protein 2 isoform X2, whose amino-acid sequence MATPAEPEMSLGEAESVKEKPHVFGILRLQEEKGGGDKAGVKPGDGRWQAPIFALARKASETISGGIHGLPKAAEQKAAPFPHEWSAFRDPMAMERANLLNMAKLSIKGLIESALSFGRTLDSDYPPLQQFFVVMEHCLKHGLKVKKTFLGYNKSLWGPLEMVEKLCPEAGEIAASVRDLPGLKTPLGRARAWLRLALMQKRLADYLRVLITRKDILSDFYESSAVMLEEEGAVIVGLLVGLNVIDANLCVKGEDLDTQVGVIDFSMYLKNDIDDYRSEERNGQIAAILDQKNYVEELNRQLNSTVQGLQGRVDSLEKSNSKLIEELAIAKNNIIKLQEENHQLRTENSVILMKAQQRLEVTKGDVNCELDTYKQSRQGLDEMYNEARRQLREECQLRQDVENELVVQVSMKQEMELAMKLLEKDIHEKQDTLIGLRQQLDEVKAINVEMYQKMQSSDDGMKHKNDMITRLEEKTNQITATMRQLEQRLQDTERDRLSAEDGMRRFKQDFANKADSLQKQIAQREKQMLQLETDLKIEREWRQTLQNDLERERETVAQLSAEAQQINALKKEFHRLQDENTQLKGICEEQEQALEELGCKLSESKLKIEDIKEANKALQGGQVWLKDKDATHCKLCEKEFSISRRKHHCRNCGEIFCNSCSDNELPLPASPKPVRVCDTCHALLLQRCSSNTT is encoded by the exons ATGGCCACACCTGCAGAGCCGGAGATGAGCCTGGGCGAGGCGGAGAGCGTTAAGGAGAAGCCGCATGTGTTCGGGATCCTGcggctgcaggaggagaagggTGGCGGGGACAAGGCCGGGGTGAAGCCCGGAGATGGGAGGTGGCAGGCGCCCATATTCGCTTTGGCTCGGAAAGCGTCAGAGACCATCTCTGGAGGCATCCATGGTCTCCCCAAGGCCGCCGAGCAGAAAGCGGCTCCGTTTCCACATGAATGGAGCG CCTTCCGTGACCCTATGGCAATGGAAAGAGCTAACTTGCTCAACATGGCCAAGCTTAGCATTAAAGGTCTGATCGAGTCGGCGCTCAGCTTCGGACGAACCCTGGACTCTGACTACCCCCCTCTGCAGCAGTTCTTTGTTGTCATGGAGCACTGTCTGAAGCACGGCCTCAAAG TGAAGAAGACGTTTCTCGGATACAACAAGTCTCTGTGGGGGCCTCTGGAGATGGTGGAGAAGCTGTGCCCAGAGGCAGGGGAGATCGCAGCCAGCGTTCGAGACTTGCCAGGCCTCAA AACTCCACTGGGCAGAGCTCGGGCATGGCTGAGACTGGCACTGATGCAGAAGAGATTAGCAGACTACCTACGTGTTCTCATCACCCGGAAAGACATCCTGAG tgATTTCTATGAAAGCTCTGCAGTCAtgctggaggaggagggagcTGTCATTGTTGGTCTCCTGGTGGGACTCAACGTCATAGATGCCAACCTATGTGTGAAGGGCGAGGACCTGGACACACAG GTGGGGGTGATTGACTTCTCCATGTACTTGAAAAATGACATTGATGACTACAGAAGTGAAGAAAG AAATGGACAAATTGCAGCAATACTGGATCAGAAGAACTACGTTGAAGAACTAAACAGACAGCTCAA TTCCACTGTTCAAGGTCTGCAGGGGCGCGTGGACTCGTTAGAGAAATCGAATTCTAAACTCATCGAGGAG TTGGCAATAGCAAAAAACAACATCATCAAACTGCAGGAAGAAAATCACCAGCTGAGAACTGAGAATTCAGTAATTCTCATGAAGGCTCAGCAGCGCCTTGAG GTTACAAAGGGGGATGTGAACTGTGAGCTGGACACGTATAAGCAGTCCAGGCAGGGCCTGGATGAAATGTACAATGAGGCAAGACGGCAGCTGAGGGAAGAGTGTCAGCTCCGGCAG GACGTGGAGAATGAGTTGGTGGTGCAAGTCAGCATGAAGCAGGAGATGGAACTGGCCATGAAGCTGTTGGAGAAGGACATCCATGAAAAGCAGGACACTTTGATTGGACTACGGCAACAGCTAGATGAAGTTAAGGCCATTAATGTGGAGATGTACCAAAAAATGcag TCCTCTGATGATGGCATGAAACACAAAAATGATATGATTACACGACTGGAGGAGAAGACCAATCAGATAACGGCTACTATGAGACAGCTTGAGCAAAG ATTGCAGGACACTGAGAGGGACCGGCTGAGCGCTGAGGATGGAATGCGCCGCTTCAAGCAGGACTTCGCCAACAAAGCAGACAGCCTCCAAAAGCAGATAGcccagagagagaagcagat GCTGCAGCTGGAAACGGACTTAAAAATTGAGAGGGAGTGGAGACAGACCTTACAGAATGACCtggagagagaacgagagaccGTTGCCCAGCTGAGCGCTGAGGCTCAGCAAATTAATGCACTCAAAAAA GAGTTTCACAGACTGCAGGATGAAAACACACAGCTGAAGGGGATTTGTGAAGAACAGGAGCAGGCGCTGGAGGAACTAGGCTGCAAGCTCAGCGA GTCAAAACTGAAAATTGAGGACATAAAGGAGGCCAATAAAGCACTTCAG GGAGGACAGGTGTGGCTTAAGGACAAAGACGCCACACACTGCAAACTTTGTGAAAAGGAGTTCTCCATCTCTAGAAGAAAG CATCACTGTAGGAACTGTGGGGAGATCTTCTGTAATTCTTGCTCGGATAACGAATTACCTCTCCCAGCTTCTCCGAAACCCGTTCGAGTGTGTGATACGTGCCACGCGTTGCTCCTTCAGCGCTGCTCCTCCAACaccacataa
- the rufy2 gene encoding RUN and FYVE domain-containing protein 2 isoform X3 codes for MYSPQSLHRWGITHSESMERLAYCQAFRDPMAMERANLLNMAKLSIKGLIESALSFGRTLDSDYPPLQQFFVVMEHCLKHGLKVKKTFLGYNKSLWGPLEMVEKLCPEAGEIAASVRDLPGLKTPLGRARAWLRLALMQKRLADYLRVLITRKDILSDFYESSAVMLEEEGAVIVGLLVGLNVIDANLCVKGEDLDTQVGVIDFSMYLKNDIDDYRSEERNGQIAAILDQKNYVEELNRQLNSTVQGLQGRVDSLEKSNSKLIEELAIAKNNIIKLQEENHQLRTENSVILMKAQQRLEVTKGDVNCELDTYKQSRQGLDEMYNEARRQLREECQLRQDVENELVVQVSMKQEMELAMKLLEKDIHEKQDTLIGLRQQLDEVKAINVEMYQKMQSSDDGMKHKNDMITRLEEKTNQITATMRQLEQRLQDTERDRLSAEDGMRRFKQDFANKADSLQKQIAQREKQMLQLETDLKIEREWRQTLQNDLERERETVAQLSAEAQQINALKKEFHRLQDENTQLKGICEEQEQALEELGCKLSESKLKIEDIKEANKALQGGQVWLKDKDATHCKLCEKEFSISRRKHHCRNCGEIFCNSCSDNELPLPASPKPVRVCDTCHALLLQRCSSNTT; via the exons ATGTACTCCCCGCAGAGTCTGCACCGCTGGGGCATCACCCACAGCGAGAGCATGGAGCGTCTGGCCTACTGTCAAG CCTTCCGTGACCCTATGGCAATGGAAAGAGCTAACTTGCTCAACATGGCCAAGCTTAGCATTAAAGGTCTGATCGAGTCGGCGCTCAGCTTCGGACGAACCCTGGACTCTGACTACCCCCCTCTGCAGCAGTTCTTTGTTGTCATGGAGCACTGTCTGAAGCACGGCCTCAAAG TGAAGAAGACGTTTCTCGGATACAACAAGTCTCTGTGGGGGCCTCTGGAGATGGTGGAGAAGCTGTGCCCAGAGGCAGGGGAGATCGCAGCCAGCGTTCGAGACTTGCCAGGCCTCAA AACTCCACTGGGCAGAGCTCGGGCATGGCTGAGACTGGCACTGATGCAGAAGAGATTAGCAGACTACCTACGTGTTCTCATCACCCGGAAAGACATCCTGAG tgATTTCTATGAAAGCTCTGCAGTCAtgctggaggaggagggagcTGTCATTGTTGGTCTCCTGGTGGGACTCAACGTCATAGATGCCAACCTATGTGTGAAGGGCGAGGACCTGGACACACAG GTGGGGGTGATTGACTTCTCCATGTACTTGAAAAATGACATTGATGACTACAGAAGTGAAGAAAG AAATGGACAAATTGCAGCAATACTGGATCAGAAGAACTACGTTGAAGAACTAAACAGACAGCTCAA TTCCACTGTTCAAGGTCTGCAGGGGCGCGTGGACTCGTTAGAGAAATCGAATTCTAAACTCATCGAGGAG TTGGCAATAGCAAAAAACAACATCATCAAACTGCAGGAAGAAAATCACCAGCTGAGAACTGAGAATTCAGTAATTCTCATGAAGGCTCAGCAGCGCCTTGAG GTTACAAAGGGGGATGTGAACTGTGAGCTGGACACGTATAAGCAGTCCAGGCAGGGCCTGGATGAAATGTACAATGAGGCAAGACGGCAGCTGAGGGAAGAGTGTCAGCTCCGGCAG GACGTGGAGAATGAGTTGGTGGTGCAAGTCAGCATGAAGCAGGAGATGGAACTGGCCATGAAGCTGTTGGAGAAGGACATCCATGAAAAGCAGGACACTTTGATTGGACTACGGCAACAGCTAGATGAAGTTAAGGCCATTAATGTGGAGATGTACCAAAAAATGcag TCCTCTGATGATGGCATGAAACACAAAAATGATATGATTACACGACTGGAGGAGAAGACCAATCAGATAACGGCTACTATGAGACAGCTTGAGCAAAG ATTGCAGGACACTGAGAGGGACCGGCTGAGCGCTGAGGATGGAATGCGCCGCTTCAAGCAGGACTTCGCCAACAAAGCAGACAGCCTCCAAAAGCAGATAGcccagagagagaagcagat GCTGCAGCTGGAAACGGACTTAAAAATTGAGAGGGAGTGGAGACAGACCTTACAGAATGACCtggagagagaacgagagaccGTTGCCCAGCTGAGCGCTGAGGCTCAGCAAATTAATGCACTCAAAAAA GAGTTTCACAGACTGCAGGATGAAAACACACAGCTGAAGGGGATTTGTGAAGAACAGGAGCAGGCGCTGGAGGAACTAGGCTGCAAGCTCAGCGA GTCAAAACTGAAAATTGAGGACATAAAGGAGGCCAATAAAGCACTTCAG GGAGGACAGGTGTGGCTTAAGGACAAAGACGCCACACACTGCAAACTTTGTGAAAAGGAGTTCTCCATCTCTAGAAGAAAG CATCACTGTAGGAACTGTGGGGAGATCTTCTGTAATTCTTGCTCGGATAACGAATTACCTCTCCCAGCTTCTCCGAAACCCGTTCGAGTGTGTGATACGTGCCACGCGTTGCTCCTTCAGCGCTGCTCCTCCAACaccacataa
- the rufy2 gene encoding RUN and FYVE domain-containing protein 2 isoform X4: protein MATPAEPEMSLGEAESVKEKPHVFGILRLQEEKGGGDKAGVKPGDGRWQAPIFALARKASETISGGIHGLPKAAEQKAAPFPHEWSGKAFRDPMAMERANLLNMAKLSIKGLIESALSFGRTLDSDYPPLQQFFVVMEHCLKHGLKVKKTFLGYNKSLWGPLEMVEKLCPEAGEIAASVRDLPGLKTPLGRARAWLRLALMQKRLADYLRVLITRKDILSDFYESSAVMLEEEGAVIVGLLVGLNVIDANLCVKGEDLDTQVGVIDFSMYLKNDIDDYRSEERNGQIAAILDQKNYVEELNRQLNSTVQGLQGRVDSLEKSNSKLIEELAIAKNNIIKLQEENHQLRTENSVILMKAQQRLEVTKGDVNCELDTYKQSRQGLDEMYNEARRQLREECQLRQDVENELVVQVSMKQEMELAMKLLEKDIHEKQDTLIGLRQQLDEVKAINVEMYQKMQSSDDGMKHKNDMITRLEEKTNQITATMRQLEQSDKDLLSQTRTLAMSFVKCASTDTEHQYKLVKDISF from the exons ATGGCCACACCTGCAGAGCCGGAGATGAGCCTGGGCGAGGCGGAGAGCGTTAAGGAGAAGCCGCATGTGTTCGGGATCCTGcggctgcaggaggagaagggTGGCGGGGACAAGGCCGGGGTGAAGCCCGGAGATGGGAGGTGGCAGGCGCCCATATTCGCTTTGGCTCGGAAAGCGTCAGAGACCATCTCTGGAGGCATCCATGGTCTCCCCAAGGCCGCCGAGCAGAAAGCGGCTCCGTTTCCACATGAATGGAGCGGTAAGG CCTTCCGTGACCCTATGGCAATGGAAAGAGCTAACTTGCTCAACATGGCCAAGCTTAGCATTAAAGGTCTGATCGAGTCGGCGCTCAGCTTCGGACGAACCCTGGACTCTGACTACCCCCCTCTGCAGCAGTTCTTTGTTGTCATGGAGCACTGTCTGAAGCACGGCCTCAAAG TGAAGAAGACGTTTCTCGGATACAACAAGTCTCTGTGGGGGCCTCTGGAGATGGTGGAGAAGCTGTGCCCAGAGGCAGGGGAGATCGCAGCCAGCGTTCGAGACTTGCCAGGCCTCAA AACTCCACTGGGCAGAGCTCGGGCATGGCTGAGACTGGCACTGATGCAGAAGAGATTAGCAGACTACCTACGTGTTCTCATCACCCGGAAAGACATCCTGAG tgATTTCTATGAAAGCTCTGCAGTCAtgctggaggaggagggagcTGTCATTGTTGGTCTCCTGGTGGGACTCAACGTCATAGATGCCAACCTATGTGTGAAGGGCGAGGACCTGGACACACAG GTGGGGGTGATTGACTTCTCCATGTACTTGAAAAATGACATTGATGACTACAGAAGTGAAGAAAG AAATGGACAAATTGCAGCAATACTGGATCAGAAGAACTACGTTGAAGAACTAAACAGACAGCTCAA TTCCACTGTTCAAGGTCTGCAGGGGCGCGTGGACTCGTTAGAGAAATCGAATTCTAAACTCATCGAGGAG TTGGCAATAGCAAAAAACAACATCATCAAACTGCAGGAAGAAAATCACCAGCTGAGAACTGAGAATTCAGTAATTCTCATGAAGGCTCAGCAGCGCCTTGAG GTTACAAAGGGGGATGTGAACTGTGAGCTGGACACGTATAAGCAGTCCAGGCAGGGCCTGGATGAAATGTACAATGAGGCAAGACGGCAGCTGAGGGAAGAGTGTCAGCTCCGGCAG GACGTGGAGAATGAGTTGGTGGTGCAAGTCAGCATGAAGCAGGAGATGGAACTGGCCATGAAGCTGTTGGAGAAGGACATCCATGAAAAGCAGGACACTTTGATTGGACTACGGCAACAGCTAGATGAAGTTAAGGCCATTAATGTGGAGATGTACCAAAAAATGcag TCCTCTGATGATGGCATGAAACACAAAAATGATATGATTACACGACTGGAGGAGAAGACCAATCAGATAACGGCTACTATGAGACAGCTTGAGCAAAG TGATAAAGACCTGCTCAGCCAGACACGAACTCTTGCCATGTCGTTTGTCAAATGTGCCAGTACAGACACAGAACATCAGTACAAACTTGTCAAAGATATTTCCTTCTGA